The nucleotide window CGTAAAATCCACCCAGGGTTTCCAGGGGGTGCGGTGGATCCACCCAGGGTTTCCAGGGGTTGCAGTGGTGGATGCATGGCCCAGTCCCTGCTGACACTCCTTGCAAATGGAGTGGGGCTTTAGGGTCTTGTGGCCAAGCACCCCAGTGGAGGTCTGACTGTGGAACTAGGGTGATATTTATACCTCAGTGAACGGGGCGGTGGTCAGTATAGTCTCTCAGATCAGGCTGTTCAactggctgaaaacttccctgggAAAAGGGGCAGTGCTTAAGCCAGCTGCCTTCCCCCTCCTCAAAGTGTGGGCACGGGGCTCAGGGCCCTCTGTAAAATGCTTGCTACCCAGCTGCAGTGACATAAGTCTAGGAACTGAGATAACGTCTTCAGAAAATTTTATAGTAATTTGATGTTGCTGTAATACCACCCAAGCAGCATCCAACTGGGGtttctttttggttgttttttaaagtcttagattctgtgtgtgtgtgcgtgtgtatgtgtgtgtaatagTACTGATCTGCCCCATTGGGGGAAAAACAAGCTGGTCCTTCACCACCTCTAGTTTGAAAAGCACTGACCTCGATAAGATGATAAAGCCACCTTAAAACCAGCTAAAGATGCAGTTGAGAGACAGGGTAACAATCTCACCCGCGCCACCTGCAAAAATGAGCCCCAGGTCACACGCAGGTGAGTCGGCAGCATTCCCTTTATTGCTTCGGGACACAAATTGCAGGTCGAcagccctgccctgcccgccCCACTCCGGCCGGGTGGGGCTGGAGGCGAAGGCCCTACCTCGGCGCTCAGCCCCGCGCGGCGCTGCGGCTCCCGGGCAGCGCCGCCTGCCGCCTGCCGTAGCGCAGGCCGAAGGAGTTCCAGTTGTAGGCGGACACGTCCTTCTCCCGCTGCACCAGCACCGCGCCCCTCGGGGACGGGATCAGGCGGCTGCGCGGGGCGCACGGGCCCAGCCGCTGGGGGCCCGCGGAGCTCTCAGGGGGGCACAGCGCGGCCCCCCGAGGCCGAGGCCCGGCCACCTCGGGCTTCCCCGCCGTGCACTGCGGGCTCTGCTCCCAGGGCGCCCGGAGCGTCGCGGGTCCAAGCTGCGAGCCTAGGACAGAGCCACAGGGAGATGCTGAGTGAGGCGGGGTCCCGGAGAAAGGCTTTGGACCACCTCCTCACATCCCCATCTTCGGCTTCCCTTTTGTCGCTTGACCCCTAGGAAGCTCAGCGCTCCACGCTGGGCACCAGCAGCATCTTAGCTTGGGTGGCTAGTCCATTTGCTCCTCTCTCCTTCAACATAGCTATGATTTCAGATATTTCACAGGATTTTCTTGAGTGTCTTTTACATtgaattcttcttcttcttcttttttttttttaaggaagcaaGCAGGATAGAGCTTGGAAATAATCAGCTTCACTTCTCTTCGCGGCTGGCTGGCCCTGTACCCCTGCTTTTCATCAGGCTCCTACTAGACCGAGCTCCTCGGGGTGGCTGGGGCCATGTCCACTCATCTGAGTCTTTCAGAGTGCCTTGCTCATAGCAGGGCCTCAAAAAGCcttgttaaatatataaaaactaatGAAAGGCTTGCAGTCATACAAATGAAGAAAGCGAAGCAAAGACCACTGTGCTCCCACACCCTCAGCAAATGTGACCCCTAATAAGCTATATCAGGGCTTCAGCAAAGAAGGGGAACTGGGTCACCTCAACCAGCTCGCCTCCCCTACTCCACGTGTAATCTCTCCCCTTCACACTGAGGGCTAATGAGGCTAACTTGGAAGGCACTTCACATGCAAGGCTCATTAAGTTCATTAAATTGTTAGCAGTAAGATAGTGCAGCTAGCTCTCAGGAGACAATGGCCCCAGCCAGTTGTGGCCAGGGATAGGTGGAAATGCGGTCTGGGGTGTGAGTGGGTGTGTGTTGGGTGGAGGAGGATAGTTGACTCTGAGCCCTGCTCTTCAGTGCCCCTGCACTCTCTGGAGGAGAGGAGCGTGGGTGAGTCTGGCCCAGGGTGAGTGATACTCTTCCAAGGAGGGCCCTGGGCCTGGCTGAGATGGGAGGGACGAGGACCTCTTGTCCAGTTACAGCCATCATCCCAGCAGGTGGGTCACTACTTAGGCATCACTGTTTTTAGCATCACCTAAAAGGTTTTGCCAAAAAGAGCCAAGAGCTCAGTGTCCCCAGGGCGGTGATGACATTATTCTCCGGGGGATCCTCCCTTACCCAGAAAGAGCACCCGGTCCCAGGAGAGATGTTCTTGGCAAGGGACGCCCGCGTCCATGATCTCTTTGCAttggaacatctttttttttaatttatttattttagttttggcaGCACAGGGTCttctgcacatgggctttctctagttacagtgagcaggggctactctctagtcgtggtaGGTGGGCTACTcttggcagtggcttctcttgtggagtccCAAGTGTGCACAC belongs to Bos javanicus breed banteng chromosome 16, ARS-OSU_banteng_1.0, whole genome shotgun sequence and includes:
- the KISS1 gene encoding metastasis-suppressor KiSS-1 isoform X1 — encoded protein: MLCWFRLVPPWAGLSPPFQVPAARGALPQGLAQAASLTPFLLPLSVLDSGHFQDLHLLTRMNVLLSWQLMLLLCATAFRETLEKVAPMENPRTTGSQLGPATLRAPWEQSPQCTAGKPEVAGPRPRGAALCPPESSAGPQRLGPCAPRSRLIPSPRGAVLVQREKDVSAYNWNSFGLRYGRRQAALPGSRSAARG
- the KISS1 gene encoding metastasis-suppressor KiSS-1 isoform X2; the protein is MIRASVRVSPGAQLACLQVPPRPSGGILWRPLRTQPRQGHFQDLHLLTRMNVLLSWQLMLLLCATAFRETLEKVAPMENPRTTGSQLGPATLRAPWEQSPQCTAGKPEVAGPRPRGAALCPPESSAGPQRLGPCAPRSRLIPSPRGAVLVQREKDVSAYNWNSFGLRYGRRQAALPGSRSAARG